Proteins encoded by one window of Coriobacteriia bacterium:
- a CDS encoding HD domain-containing protein: protein MPTSIIPFFGQAPPYALEPTLWASIWFLAGLVVLDLFDISLPRGDSVGVAGALAAASLVVLGPAQGAVLVGISAVGVHLLRRGLSQPLRLVGVLISRIAGIVAAASVLAVGASVLPPLALYGIVPAAFLMVEIITAQAVTGVVSSRSFLRLVRGNIRSQAPLLAAQWSASVLLLLTYNGMGGWSLIPVVALLLLMRQSYALFLDIRETYRTTVEVLVEAAENQDARRVGHADRTAMMARAIAGRLGLGAAMVERISYAALLHDLGTLSDRPQDGPDPVSRSMSSADVVHGVEFFRDVEPILRACDGPEGAANAVESDLTAAMIVALASDIDMAFHPEVAAAHKTTVLDDLAPMVSPTVKARVVGAALELGYRTPAVR from the coding sequence ATGCCTACTTCCATCATCCCGTTCTTTGGCCAAGCACCCCCATATGCGCTCGAACCAACCTTATGGGCGTCCATTTGGTTCTTGGCGGGACTAGTTGTTCTAGACCTGTTCGATATCTCGCTCCCAAGGGGCGACAGCGTAGGTGTTGCGGGTGCGCTTGCGGCTGCGTCCTTGGTTGTTCTGGGACCCGCCCAGGGCGCGGTGTTGGTCGGAATCTCAGCTGTAGGAGTCCACCTACTTCGGCGGGGGCTAAGCCAGCCTCTGCGGCTCGTTGGCGTACTAATCTCCAGAATCGCTGGAATAGTGGCGGCTGCATCTGTTCTCGCAGTTGGCGCGAGTGTTCTACCCCCCTTGGCACTCTATGGAATTGTGCCGGCGGCTTTCCTGATGGTTGAAATCATCACGGCCCAAGCGGTGACCGGGGTCGTTTCTTCCAGATCATTCTTGAGGCTTGTTCGTGGCAACATCCGCTCTCAGGCTCCATTGTTGGCGGCACAGTGGTCAGCATCGGTGCTTCTGTTGCTGACCTATAACGGCATGGGTGGCTGGAGTCTCATTCCCGTTGTCGCGCTGCTCCTCTTGATGCGGCAGTCGTATGCGCTCTTCTTGGATATTCGAGAGACGTATCGGACTACTGTGGAGGTTCTAGTGGAGGCCGCCGAGAACCAAGACGCCCGGCGTGTCGGGCACGCGGACCGAACCGCCATGATGGCGCGCGCAATCGCGGGTAGGCTCGGGCTGGGCGCCGCCATGGTGGAGCGCATTTCTTACGCGGCCCTGTTGCATGATCTGGGCACCCTCTCGGATCGTCCGCAGGACGGCCCTGACCCTGTCTCGCGATCGATGAGCTCGGCAGATGTGGTGCACGGTGTGGAGTTCTTTCGAGATGTCGAGCCTATCCTGCGTGCCTGCGATGGGCCTGAGGGGGCGGCGAACGCGGTCGAGTCGGACTTGACGGCGGCGATGATCGTCGCTCTTGCTAGCGATATTGACATGGCGTTTCACCCGGAGGTTGCGGCTGCTCACAAGACGACAGTGCTCGACGACTTGGCTCCGATGGTCTCGCCAACCGTGAAGGCGCGAGTGGTTGGTGCGGCTCTTGAGCTGGGCTACCGGACGCCTGCGGTCAGATAG
- a CDS encoding DUF5317 domain-containing protein, translated as MLALLSIGVGLAVAWASGGSLRRLAELSIPWSPWILVAFLVQGVARGRLFGFATSEFGFALWCISSTFLVVLLITSWRLPGLWIAAVGLGLNLVVVLANGGMPVSVPETAVLSQAEQVAQSMGLYQFVGVGTIWGFLGDAITFRVMSGTFLLSAGDVLLIVGVAVQIVSATAGAVTSPEHLSDTS; from the coding sequence GTGCTCGCGCTTCTCTCGATCGGCGTCGGTTTGGCTGTGGCCTGGGCGAGTGGCGGTTCACTGCGACGCTTGGCGGAGCTGAGCATCCCGTGGTCACCCTGGATCTTGGTCGCCTTCCTCGTTCAGGGAGTCGCTAGAGGGCGGCTGTTCGGCTTCGCTACGTCGGAGTTCGGGTTTGCCCTCTGGTGCATATCAAGCACCTTCTTGGTCGTACTGCTGATCACTTCATGGCGACTACCCGGGCTCTGGATTGCTGCTGTGGGGCTGGGGCTGAATCTTGTAGTGGTGCTCGCTAACGGTGGCATGCCGGTATCTGTCCCTGAAACGGCAGTGTTGTCTCAGGCGGAACAGGTTGCCCAATCCATGGGGCTATACCAGTTTGTCGGAGTGGGCACTATATGGGGGTTTCTGGGCGATGCGATCACCTTCCGTGTGATGTCTGGCACGTTTCTGCTCAGCGCGGGGGATGTTCTCTTGATTGTTGGCGTGGCTGTTCAGATCGTGTCGGCCACTGCAGGCGCCGTGACCAGTCCGGAGCACCTGTCTGACACGAGCTGA
- the secA gene encoding preprotein translocase subunit SecA gives MANFLQKLLTLGEGKQVRVYEGRVARINEIEPQIQALSDVDLAAKTIEFRERLERGESLDDIQIEAFAVTREASVRALGMRHFDVQLIGGMVLNDGQIAEMKTGEGKTLVSTLAGYMNALPGKGVHVVTVNDYLAKRDSEWMGRIYRFLGMDVGWIQSQMDPAERIPAYQADVTYGTNSEFGFDYLRDNMVTRAEDRVQRGHAYAIVDEVDSILIDEARTPLIISGAGTKSADTYKQFARAVPRLQPEVDFELDEAKRTIFATEDGLRRIEQAVGIENIYGDPSGQLVNHLQQSLRAEFLFKRDVDYVVKDGEVLIVDEFTGRLMEGRRYSEGLHQALEAKERVHVREENQTLATITLQNYFRLYEKLSGMTGTAITEDAEFRDIYKLPVTVVPTNRPMVRNDENDLIYRTVDAKFNAVADEIVERNTDGQPCLVGTISIENSEKLARLLNKRGIKHEVLNAKFHEKEAHIVAQAGRAGAVTIATNMAGRGTDIILGGNAEFMWEDILRQRGIDPDAADDEQKASALEEAKRVCGEEHVRVVDAGGLVILGTERHESRRIDNQLRGRAGRQGDPGASQFYLSLEDDLMRLFGGDRMDRISDMMQKTQVPDDMPIQAGLVSKAIEGAQRQVESMNFAARKHVLEYDDVMNKQREVIYGERNNILDGKNIHDRVETMLADTLLSAVLEFCPEKTYSEEWDWDGVSKYYRDLTGIEGFVESQRGEVENPHELADLLVTHAGEVYSRKAEDLTEDGLLELERMVMLRIIDTRWMDHLQEMDYLKDGIGLRSVGQRDPLVEYKTEAYDMFGGLVGGINEDFLRTMMHIEVVIEPQAEAVSLSGASYSAPTESSIFGGAAAAADAFGVGGPSPDQIAAASAAAGGGKAAQVIHDKDDPWDNIGRNDPCPCGSGKKFKKCDCAEATKRRQA, from the coding sequence ATGGCTAACTTCCTCCAGAAGCTCCTCACGCTCGGTGAGGGCAAGCAGGTTCGCGTCTACGAAGGGCGCGTTGCGCGCATCAATGAGATCGAACCCCAGATCCAAGCGCTCTCGGACGTGGATCTCGCCGCGAAGACCATCGAGTTTCGTGAGCGGCTTGAGCGGGGAGAGTCGCTTGACGACATCCAGATCGAGGCGTTCGCGGTCACGCGAGAGGCGAGCGTGCGTGCCCTCGGGATGCGTCACTTTGACGTTCAGCTCATCGGCGGCATGGTGCTCAACGATGGCCAAATCGCTGAGATGAAGACCGGCGAAGGCAAGACCCTGGTCTCGACACTCGCGGGCTACATGAACGCGCTGCCCGGCAAGGGAGTTCACGTCGTCACGGTTAACGACTATCTCGCAAAGCGCGACTCCGAGTGGATGGGCCGCATCTATCGTTTCCTCGGCATGGATGTGGGTTGGATTCAGTCACAGATGGACCCCGCCGAGCGTATCCCGGCATATCAGGCCGACGTGACCTACGGCACCAACTCCGAGTTCGGTTTCGATTACCTGCGCGACAACATGGTCACGCGTGCCGAAGACCGCGTTCAGCGCGGACACGCCTACGCGATCGTCGACGAAGTCGACTCCATCCTCATCGACGAGGCCCGTACCCCGCTGATCATCTCGGGCGCCGGCACCAAGTCGGCGGACACCTACAAGCAGTTCGCTCGCGCAGTTCCCCGTCTGCAGCCCGAGGTCGACTTCGAGCTCGATGAGGCCAAGCGCACGATCTTCGCCACGGAAGACGGGCTGCGCAGAATCGAGCAGGCTGTCGGAATCGAGAACATCTACGGCGACCCCTCCGGTCAGTTGGTCAACCACCTCCAGCAGTCGCTGCGCGCGGAGTTCCTCTTCAAGCGCGACGTCGACTACGTGGTCAAAGACGGTGAGGTTCTCATCGTCGACGAGTTCACGGGTCGCCTCATGGAGGGCCGTCGCTACTCGGAGGGCCTACACCAGGCGCTTGAAGCCAAGGAGCGCGTGCACGTTCGCGAGGAGAACCAGACGCTTGCGACCATCACCCTCCAGAACTACTTCCGCCTCTACGAGAAGCTCTCCGGCATGACCGGAACGGCCATCACCGAGGACGCTGAGTTCCGCGACATCTACAAGCTGCCGGTCACCGTGGTTCCCACGAACCGACCGATGGTCCGAAACGACGAGAACGACCTCATCTACCGCACGGTCGACGCGAAGTTCAATGCCGTCGCCGATGAGATCGTCGAGCGCAACACCGATGGCCAGCCCTGCCTCGTCGGCACCATCTCCATCGAGAACTCCGAGAAGCTCGCGCGCCTACTCAACAAGCGCGGTATCAAGCACGAGGTCCTCAACGCGAAGTTCCACGAGAAGGAAGCACACATCGTTGCGCAGGCGGGTCGCGCCGGTGCTGTGACGATTGCGACAAACATGGCCGGTCGAGGAACCGACATCATATTGGGTGGCAACGCCGAGTTCATGTGGGAGGACATCCTGCGTCAGCGCGGTATCGATCCGGACGCGGCCGATGACGAGCAGAAGGCCTCGGCACTCGAAGAAGCCAAGCGCGTCTGCGGCGAGGAGCACGTGCGGGTCGTTGACGCCGGTGGCCTCGTGATTCTCGGCACCGAGCGCCACGAGTCTCGGCGTATCGACAACCAGCTGCGTGGTCGCGCCGGACGCCAGGGCGACCCGGGAGCATCGCAGTTCTACCTCTCGCTCGAGGACGACCTGATGCGCCTGTTCGGAGGCGACCGGATGGATCGCATCAGCGACATGATGCAAAAGACCCAGGTCCCCGACGACATGCCCATTCAGGCCGGGCTTGTCAGCAAGGCGATCGAAGGCGCCCAGCGCCAGGTCGAGTCGATGAACTTCGCAGCCAGAAAGCACGTTCTCGAATACGACGACGTGATGAACAAGCAGCGCGAGGTCATCTACGGTGAGCGCAACAACATCCTTGATGGTAAGAACATCCACGATCGCGTCGAGACGATGCTTGCAGACACGCTCCTCTCGGCGGTGCTCGAGTTCTGCCCGGAGAAGACCTACTCGGAGGAGTGGGACTGGGACGGCGTCTCGAAGTACTACCGCGACCTCACTGGCATCGAGGGCTTCGTCGAGTCGCAGCGCGGTGAGGTGGAGAACCCGCACGAACTCGCGGACCTGCTGGTGACCCACGCTGGCGAAGTCTACTCGCGCAAGGCAGAGGACCTCACTGAAGATGGGCTGCTCGAGCTCGAGCGCATGGTGATGCTCCGCATCATCGATACGCGTTGGATGGACCACCTTCAGGAGATGGACTACCTCAAGGATGGTATCGGCCTTCGTTCGGTCGGTCAGCGTGACCCGCTCGTCGAGTACAAGACCGAGGCGTACGACATGTTCGGCGGGCTCGTGGGCGGCATCAACGAGGACTTCCTGCGCACCATGATGCATATCGAGGTCGTCATCGAGCCGCAGGCCGAGGCGGTCTCGCTTTCCGG
- a CDS encoding HD-GYP domain-containing protein, whose protein sequence is MTESQRPNRPFLTYVGLVVLSAVLIVITAWRLFPPMASFQLILLLVAVILSENFRFSIEPYSVSLAFPLGVASAILCGPAASCVVAAVSSINIDELRQRKPAPIVLFNLGQMVLSTGLSACLYMWLGGRVLQVGVSSFRPLGVGDFPQILVPALAMSVTCVLGNMLLTAVGMALFTRQPLSSTASTMITFVPTQFTLAGLGFLVAQVLAISALALPLVLAPLAVARQLFLRYAGLKVAYVDTIRSLVGALEAKDPYTRGHSERVSTYAVALGRSCGMDSRDLERLEYAALLHDIGKLAVPSMVLTKPGRLEPEEMLQIREHPARGADMIRRIPPLRDLAQAVFQHHEWFDGTGYPLRQGSDELSLSARVLSIADSYDAMTTTRAYRPALSREDAIAELIRGAGSQFDAEIVRLFVECRFDAEDGAQSVLVEQAISTRTEPVRSS, encoded by the coding sequence GTGACTGAATCACAGCGCCCCAACCGCCCCTTCCTCACTTATGTCGGCTTAGTAGTATTGAGCGCCGTCCTGATAGTGATCACAGCATGGCGCCTATTCCCGCCGATGGCTTCGTTCCAGCTGATTCTGCTCCTGGTTGCGGTCATTCTTTCCGAGAACTTCCGGTTCTCTATTGAGCCCTATAGTGTCTCATTGGCGTTTCCGTTGGGTGTTGCCAGCGCGATTCTGTGTGGCCCGGCAGCATCTTGTGTGGTGGCCGCGGTCTCCTCGATCAACATTGATGAGCTTAGGCAGCGCAAGCCTGCGCCAATCGTGCTCTTTAATCTGGGCCAGATGGTTCTGAGCACCGGGCTCTCTGCTTGCCTATACATGTGGCTTGGCGGGCGGGTGTTGCAGGTCGGGGTTTCCTCATTCCGGCCGCTCGGGGTTGGTGACTTTCCGCAGATCCTAGTCCCCGCGCTGGCGATGTCTGTCACCTGTGTTCTTGGCAACATGTTGCTGACCGCTGTGGGTATGGCACTGTTTACCCGCCAGCCACTCTCCTCGACCGCATCCACGATGATCACCTTTGTCCCGACCCAATTCACCCTGGCGGGGCTAGGATTCCTGGTGGCGCAAGTGCTTGCCATTTCTGCGCTTGCCCTACCGCTGGTTCTCGCACCGCTTGCGGTTGCGCGACAATTGTTCCTTCGTTACGCCGGGCTCAAGGTGGCCTATGTCGACACAATACGTTCGCTGGTAGGTGCGCTTGAGGCCAAGGACCCGTACACCCGAGGCCATTCTGAGCGCGTGTCAACATATGCCGTCGCGCTCGGCCGCTCTTGTGGCATGGACTCAAGGGACCTGGAGCGTCTCGAGTATGCTGCCTTGCTTCACGATATCGGCAAGCTGGCTGTGCCAAGCATGGTCCTTACCAAGCCCGGGAGACTCGAGCCTGAGGAGATGCTACAGATACGGGAGCATCCTGCGCGCGGGGCAGACATGATTCGCAGGATTCCTCCGCTTCGGGACTTGGCGCAAGCGGTCTTTCAGCATCATGAGTGGTTCGATGGAACCGGTTATCCGCTGCGGCAGGGCAGCGACGAATTGTCGCTTTCGGCAAGAGTCCTGAGCATTGCTGACAGTTACGACGCCATGACTACCACCAGAGCATATCGCCCTGCCTTGAGCAGGGAAGACGCTATCGCCGAGTTGATTCGTGGCGCTGGAAGCCAGTTCGATGCGGAGATCGTTCGACTCTTCGTAGAGTGCAGGTTCGACGCGGAGGACGGCGCGCAAAGTGTGCTCGTTGAGCAAGCGATATCCACGCGGACAGAACCCGTTCGGAGTTCCTAG